From a region of the Pseudomonas fulva 12-X genome:
- a CDS encoding tetratricopeptide repeat protein: protein MSAFNSNAQLPSPALLERVEALVDRGLHLQAYALASEQGDPRYWQGAEAMGCMARLAGHIGAPRLADALTWLAYRRYPESAPARLRFLRMQMARRGHYRAWRLLQNFGDWLPADGAQRAEWLSFKAYLYASLRDFETAQALYEQACQHGDDDPWLLVERSHGLELEDRREEALALCEQVLARQPDFRSALTQAAGLQLQLGQTEAALQLLRRGAREMESTTICAHLVNLLIEREELDEAGTRLDHMQTLQCIEERSSTDWIAARRCDIACLRGDYAAGRQLAEKAGGGFYEKIQAHLASPSGRRLLLPVPFVRQHHMTCVPATLTAISDYWGKRVEHLEVAEEICYDGTTHQAERAWAERNGYLAVEFTADWASSRALIDRGIPFTLTLQYTGSGHLQALVGYDEPRGTLLVRDPAQPHHGESLAELLFESQRASGPRGMLLLPPEQAARLDGLSLPDRELWDVYYRFASALEAHQRDEALAAYQALQALSPEHRLTWQAQRSLGWYDGQEREVLQGTEALLAQFPDDANLILSKATSLAQLQPRGVQLEWLGGHCQARWNEPTISVRYAELLSEDGRCHEQVAGILQRVLLQTPTQARAWNSLASLRWGENRREEACELYRLAACLHASHEGYAVQYFRALRALGRTAEGLQFLERRQARLGRLAAAPSLTLSENLEEMQRLYEAQAMLEQALTWRPADGELLLGLAEHLGRNGDAEGCQALLAQAEPLCRRAAWLRAAVQAGMRRMDEPQQTLAWAREAAMLEPLSVAAHRLCVTLLEQGEGSEAADAYVEALAAEYPHHLGIAELQIERAKRRSLPATEQALRSLLDNHPEHAWTLRELAGCLARQGRRAEALEVCRQAGLVDAQNTYFHSTHGFVLLQDGQREAAREAFQQALSLFVDNEYASNMLLDTCESHQQAVETLGALHAELVRQVTFGDGWLAYEQQAQRLLEPQALLEQLLEALGQREDLWQLWVVVARQQARMEQYAAAADTLGRAIERFPLLPRLSLELARLHKHQGELDACCQALQESFRINPLWTPTVSLHVDCLLEQGEGLEEAEQQLRRVVAQVPEDTELRAYLAYVLGRRDAFAEAADQAERVLRAEPGHEWAWNQLKYYAEQLQSTERPLQLARQLVENRPGDVDAWLALADLEADQKAREDALRAALAYSPRSRAINDRLLQLLMEGQRFGEVRELLAAPCWEGKPPVEMALYGPRALRAEGDSGAIEALRTLLAQHPDYYDGWRQLADWHDDDGHYPAYIVAAREMVRLEPRLAMAHGFLGHALLLNGDKADALPAFEQAWTLDGRYPFAALNTFDLLRDLHGASAALERLDALLEAGDPVTAWRRVLPMARGTGDKALLQRALSALASDPAGEANWQQDVADFPARDPVLRRVLDAGVAAGELHSAAVETWLGWRTQDMLSNLTLSAAFNKALRNDPRHAAKCAMFRVLGRHRHANRILLGSTLKRCRQAMAESADVWGAASYALIESKRYRLMFETLSDWRRPDTQAWCLGNLALGYRIRGLDAAAAEVSRLALEREPNDVDSMVWLAVDAALANDQAALEQWLERLEGASTRDFYGALIKLARSALANQEPVQARATLRQAEDMAGPRHLAFWHLRQQLGVRLGWHGEFPPARWRWQLRRWWQS from the coding sequence ATGTCCGCTTTCAACTCCAATGCTCAGCTTCCTTCGCCCGCGCTGCTGGAGCGCGTCGAGGCGCTGGTCGACCGCGGCCTGCACCTGCAGGCCTATGCCCTGGCCAGCGAGCAGGGTGACCCGCGCTACTGGCAGGGCGCCGAGGCCATGGGCTGCATGGCGCGTCTGGCCGGGCACATCGGTGCGCCTCGGCTAGCCGATGCGCTGACCTGGCTGGCGTACCGCCGCTACCCGGAGTCTGCCCCGGCGCGGCTGCGCTTTCTGCGCATGCAGATGGCCCGGCGCGGGCACTACCGGGCGTGGCGGTTGCTGCAGAACTTCGGCGACTGGCTGCCGGCCGATGGGGCACAACGCGCTGAATGGCTGTCGTTCAAGGCCTACCTGTATGCCTCGCTGCGCGACTTCGAAACCGCCCAGGCGCTCTACGAACAGGCCTGTCAGCACGGTGACGATGATCCGTGGCTGTTGGTCGAGCGCAGCCATGGTCTGGAGCTGGAAGATCGCCGTGAAGAAGCCCTGGCCCTGTGCGAGCAGGTGCTGGCCCGCCAGCCGGACTTTCGCTCGGCGCTGACCCAGGCGGCCGGCCTGCAGTTGCAACTGGGGCAGACCGAGGCCGCGCTGCAGCTGCTGCGCCGTGGCGCCCGGGAGATGGAGAGCACGACGATCTGCGCGCACCTGGTCAACCTGCTGATCGAGCGCGAAGAACTCGACGAGGCCGGCACCAGGCTCGACCATATGCAGACGCTGCAGTGCATCGAGGAGCGCAGCTCCACCGACTGGATCGCCGCGCGCCGCTGCGACATCGCCTGCCTGCGGGGTGACTACGCCGCTGGCCGGCAGTTGGCGGAGAAGGCCGGCGGCGGTTTCTACGAGAAGATCCAGGCGCACCTGGCCAGCCCCAGCGGGCGTCGGTTATTGCTGCCCGTACCGTTCGTGCGCCAGCACCACATGACCTGCGTGCCGGCGACCCTGACGGCGATTTCCGATTACTGGGGCAAGCGCGTCGAGCACCTCGAGGTCGCCGAAGAGATCTGCTATGACGGCACCACGCATCAGGCCGAGCGTGCCTGGGCCGAGCGTAACGGCTACCTGGCCGTGGAGTTCACCGCGGACTGGGCCAGCAGCCGGGCGCTGATCGACCGCGGCATCCCCTTCACCCTGACCCTGCAATACACCGGCAGCGGGCACCTGCAGGCGCTGGTCGGCTATGACGAGCCGCGTGGCACCCTGCTGGTGCGCGACCCGGCGCAGCCCCACCATGGCGAGAGCCTGGCCGAACTGTTGTTCGAGTCGCAGCGCGCCTCCGGGCCGCGCGGCATGCTGCTGTTGCCGCCTGAACAGGCGGCGCGGCTGGACGGCCTGAGCCTGCCGGATCGCGAGTTGTGGGATGTCTACTACCGCTTCGCCAGTGCCCTGGAAGCGCATCAGCGTGACGAGGCGCTGGCGGCCTATCAGGCCCTGCAAGCCCTGAGCCCCGAACACCGGCTGACCTGGCAGGCGCAACGTTCGCTGGGCTGGTACGACGGCCAGGAGCGCGAAGTGCTGCAGGGCACCGAGGCGCTGCTCGCCCAGTTCCCCGACGATGCCAACCTGATCCTCTCCAAGGCCACGTCACTGGCCCAGCTGCAACCACGCGGCGTACAGCTCGAATGGCTGGGCGGGCATTGCCAGGCGCGCTGGAACGAGCCGACCATCAGCGTGCGCTACGCCGAGTTGCTCAGCGAGGATGGCCGCTGCCACGAACAGGTGGCCGGCATTCTGCAGCGCGTACTGCTGCAGACGCCCACGCAGGCCCGCGCCTGGAACAGCCTGGCCAGCCTGCGCTGGGGCGAGAATCGCCGCGAGGAGGCCTGCGAGCTGTATCGCCTGGCGGCCTGCCTGCATGCGTCCCACGAGGGCTACGCGGTGCAGTACTTCCGCGCCCTGCGGGCGTTGGGCAGAACGGCCGAGGGCCTGCAGTTTCTCGAGCGGCGCCAGGCGCGGCTGGGCCGGCTGGCGGCGGCGCCGAGCCTGACCCTCAGCGAAAACCTGGAGGAAATGCAGCGCCTCTACGAGGCGCAGGCCATGCTGGAACAGGCACTTACCTGGCGCCCGGCAGACGGCGAGTTGCTGCTTGGCCTGGCCGAGCACCTGGGGCGTAACGGCGATGCCGAGGGCTGCCAGGCGCTGCTCGCCCAGGCCGAGCCATTGTGCCGGCGTGCAGCCTGGCTGCGGGCGGCGGTGCAGGCCGGCATGCGGCGCATGGACGAGCCGCAGCAGACCCTGGCCTGGGCGCGCGAGGCGGCCATGCTCGAACCATTGTCTGTGGCGGCGCATCGCCTGTGCGTGACGCTGCTCGAACAAGGGGAGGGCAGCGAGGCTGCCGACGCCTATGTCGAGGCACTGGCCGCCGAGTATCCGCACCATCTGGGCATCGCCGAGCTGCAGATCGAGCGGGCCAAGCGGCGCTCGTTGCCGGCCACCGAGCAGGCCCTGCGGAGCCTGCTGGACAATCACCCGGAACACGCCTGGACGCTGCGTGAACTGGCCGGCTGCCTGGCACGCCAGGGGCGTCGTGCCGAGGCTCTGGAGGTGTGCCGGCAGGCCGGGCTGGTCGATGCCCAGAACACCTATTTCCATTCCACCCACGGTTTCGTGCTGCTGCAGGACGGTCAGCGCGAGGCCGCCCGCGAAGCCTTCCAGCAGGCCCTGAGTCTGTTCGTCGACAACGAATACGCCAGCAACATGCTGCTCGACACCTGCGAAAGCCATCAGCAAGCCGTCGAAACCCTGGGCGCCCTCCATGCCGAGCTGGTCCGCCAGGTGACCTTCGGTGATGGCTGGCTGGCCTATGAACAGCAGGCCCAGCGCCTGCTCGAGCCCCAGGCGCTGCTCGAGCAACTGCTTGAAGCGCTCGGCCAGCGTGAGGATCTCTGGCAGCTGTGGGTGGTGGTCGCCCGCCAGCAGGCGCGCATGGAACAGTACGCGGCGGCGGCCGACACCCTGGGCCGGGCCATCGAACGCTTCCCGCTGCTGCCGCGGTTGTCGCTGGAGCTGGCGCGGCTGCACAAGCATCAGGGTGAGCTGGACGCCTGCTGCCAGGCCCTGCAGGAAAGTTTTCGCATCAACCCGCTGTGGACGCCCACGGTAAGCCTGCACGTCGACTGCCTGCTGGAGCAGGGCGAGGGCCTCGAAGAGGCCGAGCAGCAGTTGCGCCGGGTGGTGGCGCAGGTGCCCGAGGACACCGAACTGCGTGCCTATCTGGCCTATGTGCTGGGGCGCCGTGATGCCTTCGCCGAGGCCGCCGACCAGGCCGAGCGGGTGCTGCGCGCCGAGCCGGGCCACGAATGGGCGTGGAATCAGCTCAAGTACTACGCCGAGCAACTGCAGAGCACCGAGCGGCCGCTGCAACTGGCCAGGCAACTGGTGGAAAACCGTCCTGGCGATGTCGATGCCTGGCTGGCTCTGGCGGATCTGGAGGCTGACCAGAAAGCGCGGGAGGACGCGCTGCGCGCGGCGCTGGCTTACAGTCCGCGCAGCCGTGCGATCAACGACCGTTTGCTGCAGCTGCTGATGGAAGGCCAGCGCTTCGGCGAAGTACGCGAGCTGCTCGCCGCGCCCTGCTGGGAAGGCAAGCCGCCGGTGGAAATGGCCCTGTACGGCCCGCGTGCCCTGCGTGCCGAAGGCGACAGCGGCGCCATCGAGGCGCTGCGCACGCTGCTGGCGCAACACCCCGATTACTACGATGGCTGGCGACAACTGGCCGACTGGCACGACGACGATGGCCACTACCCGGCCTACATCGTCGCGGCCCGAGAGATGGTGCGCCTGGAGCCGCGGCTGGCCATGGCCCATGGCTTCCTTGGCCACGCGCTATTGCTCAATGGCGACAAGGCCGACGCGCTGCCGGCATTCGAACAGGCCTGGACACTGGATGGGCGCTACCCGTTCGCGGCGCTCAATACCTTCGACCTGCTGCGTGACCTGCACGGCGCGAGCGCGGCCCTGGAGCGCCTCGATGCCCTGCTCGAGGCCGGTGATCCGGTCACCGCCTGGCGGCGCGTGCTGCCGATGGCCAGGGGCACCGGCGACAAGGCGCTGCTGCAGCGTGCGCTGAGCGCACTGGCCAGCGATCCGGCGGGCGAGGCCAACTGGCAGCAGGATGTCGCCGATTTTCCTGCGCGTGACCCGGTGCTGCGCCGGGTACTGGATGCCGGTGTGGCGGCGGGCGAGCTGCACAGCGCGGCGGTAGAAACCTGGCTGGGCTGGCGCACCCAAGACATGCTCAGCAACCTGACCCTGTCGGCCGCCTTCAACAAGGCGCTGCGCAACGACCCACGGCATGCCGCCAAGTGCGCCATGTTCCGGGTGCTGGGCCGGCACCGGCATGCCAACCGTATCCTGCTGGGCTCCACCCTCAAACGTTGCCGCCAGGCGATGGCCGAGAGCGCCGACGTGTGGGGCGCGGCCAGCTATGCGCTGATCGAGAGCAAGCGCTATCGGCTGATGTTCGAGACCCTGAGCGACTGGCGCCGGCCCGATACCCAGGCCTGGTGCCTGGGCAATCTGGCGCTGGGCTATCGTATCCGCGGCCTGGATGCCGCTGCTGCCGAGGTGTCGCGCCTGGCCCTGGAGCGTGAGCCGAACGACGTCGATTCGATGGTCTGGCTGGCGGTCGATGCCGCCCTGGCCAACGATCAGGCCGCGCTGGAACAGTGGCTGGAACGCCTGGAGGGCGCTTCCACCCGCGACTTCTATGGCGCGTTGATCAAGCTTGCCCGCTCGGCCCTCGCCAATCAGGAGCCGGTACAGGCCCGCGCGACCCTGCGCCAGGCCGAGGACATGGCCGGCCCGAGGCACCTGGCGTTCTGGCATTTGCGCCAGCAGCTCGGCGTACGCCTGGGCTGGCACGGCGAGTTCCCGCCGGCGCGCTGGCGCTGGCAGTTACGGCGTTGGTGGCAGAGCTGA
- the yjeH gene encoding L-methionine/branched-chain amino acid transporter, which translates to MSRLNKELGLLQGVGLLSTSLLGTGVFVIPALAATAAGDISLWAWLLLIVLVLPMAFTFAQLGRHYPHAGGAPHLIGRAFGAPMERTSAWLFLAVIPVGLPAALNIASGFWHALFALSDLAILAIQLATLGIILLLGQRPARTSGGVQIVIALAIVATIALIWFKGDLPHAEQPLLPPLTGNWQLLPVALGVMFWCFVGIEAFTHLGEEFKNPQRDFPLALLLGVLLAGLVYWACSVAVLSFHAYGDARTDAASLPLMLDVLLGDQARWLSASIGYLACFASMNVYIQGFSRLIWSLADEGKLPRALAERNANGVPARALLLVVLSCALSATLIWSLSLSLDQLIRYANGNFIVIYMLSMAAGWLLLRGLWRWLAGLSTLLCLGLLLTLGFDALYAIGLLALLFGLDRWRQARRSISLHSALPPTP; encoded by the coding sequence ATGAGCCGATTGAACAAGGAACTGGGGCTGCTGCAGGGCGTGGGTTTGCTGAGCACATCACTGCTGGGCACCGGGGTGTTCGTGATTCCCGCGCTGGCCGCCACAGCTGCCGGCGACATCTCGCTATGGGCCTGGCTGCTGTTGATCGTGCTGGTGCTGCCAATGGCCTTCACCTTCGCCCAGCTCGGCCGCCATTACCCCCACGCGGGCGGCGCCCCGCACCTGATCGGTCGCGCATTCGGTGCGCCCATGGAGCGCACCAGCGCCTGGCTGTTTCTCGCCGTGATTCCGGTGGGCCTGCCGGCGGCGCTGAACATCGCCAGCGGCTTCTGGCACGCGCTGTTCGCCCTCAGTGACCTGGCGATCCTGGCCATCCAGCTGGCGACTCTGGGCATCATTCTGCTGCTCGGCCAGCGCCCGGCCCGCACCTCCGGCGGCGTGCAGATCGTCATCGCCCTGGCCATCGTCGCCACCATCGCGCTGATCTGGTTCAAGGGCGACCTGCCCCACGCCGAGCAACCGCTGCTGCCGCCCCTGACCGGTAACTGGCAGCTGTTGCCGGTAGCGTTGGGCGTGATGTTCTGGTGCTTCGTCGGTATCGAGGCCTTCACCCACCTGGGCGAGGAGTTCAAAAACCCGCAGCGCGACTTCCCCCTCGCCCTGCTGCTCGGCGTGCTGCTCGCCGGCCTGGTGTACTGGGCCTGTTCGGTGGCGGTGCTGAGCTTTCATGCCTACGGCGATGCGCGTACCGATGCGGCCTCGCTGCCGCTGATGCTCGACGTGCTGCTTGGCGATCAGGCCCGCTGGCTCAGCGCGAGCATCGGCTACCTGGCCTGTTTCGCCTCGATGAACGTGTATATCCAGGGCTTCTCGCGGCTGATCTGGAGCCTGGCCGACGAAGGCAAGCTGCCGCGGGCACTGGCGGAGCGCAACGCCAATGGCGTACCGGCCAGGGCGTTGCTGCTGGTGGTGCTCAGCTGCGCCCTGAGCGCCACGCTGATCTGGAGCCTGTCGCTGTCACTCGACCAACTGATCCGCTACGCCAACGGCAACTTCATCGTCATCTACATGCTCAGCATGGCCGCCGGCTGGCTGTTGCTGCGCGGTCTGTGGCGCTGGCTGGCCGGGCTCAGCACGCTGCTGTGCCTGGGCCTGCTGCTGACGTTGGGGTTCGATGCGCTGTACGCCATCGGCCTGCTGGCCCTATTGTTCGGGCTCGACCGCTGGCGCCAGGCACGGCGGTCGATCAGCCTGCACTCAGCTCTGCCACCAACGCCGTAA
- a CDS encoding Lrp/AsnC family transcriptional regulator: MDKFDQRIIALLCADARLTVTEVARQVNLSRSAVSERIRQLETSGVIQGYYARIAEPTTVVVKAYLELFYKGGRCEGYVERMRAFPEVRRCSGISGETDMLIYLEAASMERLAEVRGEIENLPGVFKVKTHMVVKDWVM, from the coding sequence GTGGACAAGTTTGATCAACGCATCATCGCCTTGCTGTGCGCCGACGCGCGCCTGACCGTCACCGAGGTGGCCCGCCAGGTCAACCTGTCACGCTCCGCGGTGAGCGAGCGCATCCGCCAGCTGGAAACGTCCGGGGTCATCCAGGGCTACTACGCGCGCATCGCTGAGCCGACGACGGTAGTGGTCAAGGCCTACCTGGAGCTGTTCTACAAGGGCGGGCGCTGCGAGGGGTACGTCGAGCGCATGCGCGCCTTCCCGGAAGTGCGTCGCTGCTCGGGCATCAGCGGCGAAACGGACATGCTGATCTATCTGGAGGCGGCGTCCATGGAACGGCTGGCCGAGGTACGTGGCGAGATCGAAAATCTGCCGGGCGTGTTCAAGGTCAAGACCCATATGGTGGTGAAGGATTGGGTGATGTGA
- a CDS encoding DinB family protein, whose protein sequence is MLFADAFKYKQWANAELLALGECQLSQMPDSDAEFFVRILNHTTVVDSLFISRLCGEAERYQGDNTRETPTFDELKARIAQNDAWLVDFAERATADELQRVIAFRFTDGDLGQLSVEEVLLHLLTHGSNHRGMAARTLAINGLERPKDTFTRYLHQAEPGRRELAREAIS, encoded by the coding sequence ATGCTGTTCGCCGATGCCTTCAAGTACAAACAATGGGCCAATGCCGAGCTGCTCGCCCTGGGCGAATGCCAGCTGAGTCAGATGCCCGACAGCGATGCGGAGTTCTTCGTGCGCATCCTCAACCACACCACGGTGGTCGACAGCCTGTTTATCAGTCGCCTGTGCGGCGAGGCGGAGCGCTACCAGGGTGACAATACTCGCGAGACGCCCACGTTCGATGAACTCAAGGCGCGCATCGCGCAGAACGATGCCTGGCTGGTCGACTTCGCTGAGCGTGCCACAGCTGATGAACTGCAGCGCGTGATCGCCTTTCGCTTTACCGATGGCGACCTTGGCCAGTTATCGGTCGAGGAGGTGCTGCTGCACCTGCTGACCCATGGCAGCAATCACCGCGGGATGGCCGCGCGGACGCTGGCGATCAATGGGCTCGAACGGCCCAAGGATACCTTTACCCGCTATCTGCATCAGGCTGAGCCGGGCCGGCGCGAGCTTGCCCGCGAAGCGATCAGCTGA